A region from the Sphingomonas flavescens genome encodes:
- a CDS encoding tetratricopeptide repeat protein — protein MKLFSTTALALAFVSAAPAAAQNKAPAAQAAATAPAKVTPSKKATPALIELQTAVQKKDWASVPAKIAAAQAVASTKEDRYLIGKFQLEAAVAQNDNNAAATAIEAMASSGQLGAAESSSLYQSLGGTFFNAKDFPRSVTAYQKALSLNPNNADAQSMLIEAYLSAGQKAEAGAALQRVIQARTAAGQKPDESLLKRAVAIAYDTKAPNAVEVARQWVAAYPSPASWSDALAIYNNVRQPDVEGVIDMSRLLLATNAMQRGDQYARYARAAAEVNNFNEAQLAYDAGVKANKINPTAADYSDLSSGLKAKQKATAADLAEATKTAQSGMALLRIGDRYYAMGDYSKAVELYRKAMGKPGVDTSVANLHIGMALARAGDKAGAKTALDAVTGTYADLAKFWQLYLSTAV, from the coding sequence ATGAAGCTGTTTTCCACCACCGCCCTTGCTCTTGCTTTCGTTAGCGCGGCACCCGCCGCGGCCCAGAACAAGGCGCCCGCCGCCCAGGCAGCGGCTACCGCGCCGGCCAAGGTCACGCCGTCCAAGAAGGCCACGCCGGCACTGATCGAACTGCAAACAGCGGTGCAGAAGAAGGATTGGGCTAGCGTTCCCGCCAAGATCGCAGCGGCGCAGGCCGTCGCCAGCACCAAGGAAGACCGCTACCTGATCGGGAAGTTTCAGCTCGAAGCGGCAGTTGCGCAGAACGACAACAACGCCGCTGCAACCGCCATCGAGGCCATGGCTTCGTCAGGTCAACTTGGCGCTGCCGAATCTTCGTCGCTGTATCAGAGCCTGGGCGGCACATTCTTCAACGCGAAGGATTTCCCCCGCTCGGTAACGGCTTATCAGAAGGCTCTTTCACTCAATCCGAACAACGCCGATGCACAGTCAATGCTGATCGAGGCTTATCTCTCGGCCGGTCAGAAGGCGGAGGCTGGAGCCGCTCTGCAGCGCGTCATCCAGGCACGCACCGCCGCGGGACAGAAGCCAGATGAATCCCTCCTAAAGCGGGCTGTAGCAATTGCGTACGACACAAAAGCACCCAATGCGGTCGAGGTGGCGCGCCAGTGGGTCGCGGCCTATCCGAGCCCCGCGAGCTGGAGCGACGCACTCGCCATTTACAATAACGTACGTCAGCCTGACGTCGAAGGCGTGATCGATATGTCCCGCTTGCTGTTGGCTACCAACGCCATGCAGCGCGGCGATCAATATGCGCGTTATGCTCGGGCCGCGGCCGAAGTGAACAACTTTAACGAGGCGCAGCTCGCATATGATGCTGGCGTCAAGGCCAACAAGATCAACCCGACTGCCGCGGACTATTCCGACCTGAGCTCGGGGTTGAAAGCCAAGCAGAAGGCTACCGCCGCAGATTTGGCCGAAGCCACCAAGACCGCACAGAGCGGGATGGCGCTCCTTCGTATCGGCGATCGGTACTACGCGATGGGCGACTATTCTAAGGCGGTCGAACTGTACCGCAAGGCAATGGGCAAGCCGGGTGTCGATACTTCCGTCGCCAATCTGCACATTGGCATGGCTCTTGCGCGGGCCGGCGACAAGGCGGGTGCCAAAACTGCGTTGGACGCCGTTACCGGCACATACGCTGACCTTGCGAAGTTTTGGCAGCTTTATCTGAGCACTGCCGTCTAA
- the gyrA gene encoding DNA gyrase subunit A, translating into MKTSYLDYAMSVIVSRALPDVRDGLKPVHRRILFSANENGFHYNRPYRKSARIVGDVIGKYHPHGDTAIYDALARMTQDWSMRLPLIDGQGNFGSMDPDPPAAMRYTEARLAKASAFLLGDLDKDTVNFQPNYDASESEPQVLPARFPNLLVNGAGGIAVGMATNIPPHNLGEVLAACRAYIDDPAISSEGLMEHVKGPDFPTGGLILGQSGIRSAYTTGRGSIMLRSRYVIEEGRGDRRSIILTEIPFQVGKNGLVEKIAEAAKDKRIEGVSDIRDESNRDGVRIVIDLKRDATPDVVLNQLWRHTPAQSSFPANMLAIRGGRPETLALRDIIESFVRFREEVITRRSKFELLKARERAHLLLGLVVAVTNLDEVVKLIRGSASPAVAREKLLERDWPMDEIRSYIALVEAVEPQSAQSTYRLSEAQVRAILELRLHRLTALGRDEIGNELEGLAKNIGELLEILANRVRLYEVMREEFEEVEAEFATPRRSELAAAADGIEDEDLIEREEMVVTVTLGGYIKRSPLSVFREQKRGGKGRSGMATKEEDIVTELFVTSTHNPVLFFTNIGRVYRMKVWRLPEGGPNTKGRPMVNILPLAPGETVTTVLPLPQDEAEWANLHIMFATARGTVRRNSMDAFTNIPSNGKIAMKFGAADDGDEEEDTLDRLIGVRLLTEEDDVLLATRNGKAIRFESTAVREFQSRASMGVRGIRLQEDDEVISMSVLRRAGTTAEEREAYLKCPRWRDHDCADGLSEERYAEIADKEQFLLTVTENGYGKRSSTYEYRRTNRGGQGIINIVTSERNGGVVASFPVQPGQSLMLVTDQGKMIRTTVGDIRIAGRNTLGVTIFRVAQNERVVSVARIEESDEEELEVTSDEVAPDTGAIVETSELEKPADPAQD; encoded by the coding sequence ATGAAGACCAGCTACCTCGACTATGCGATGAGCGTCATCGTCAGCCGCGCGCTGCCGGACGTCCGCGACGGCCTGAAGCCGGTGCACCGGCGCATCCTCTTTTCGGCCAATGAGAACGGGTTCCACTACAACCGGCCGTACCGCAAATCGGCGCGCATCGTCGGTGACGTCATCGGTAAATATCACCCGCACGGCGACACCGCGATCTACGACGCGCTCGCGCGGATGACGCAGGACTGGTCGATGCGCCTCCCGCTCATCGATGGCCAGGGCAACTTCGGCTCGATGGACCCCGATCCGCCGGCCGCCATGCGATACACCGAAGCTCGCCTCGCCAAGGCGTCGGCCTTCCTCCTCGGCGACCTCGACAAGGACACCGTCAACTTCCAGCCGAACTATGACGCCAGCGAGAGCGAGCCGCAGGTCCTGCCCGCGCGCTTCCCCAACCTGCTGGTCAACGGCGCCGGCGGCATCGCGGTCGGCATGGCGACCAACATCCCGCCGCACAACCTCGGCGAAGTCCTCGCCGCCTGCCGCGCCTACATCGACGATCCGGCGATCAGTTCCGAAGGGCTGATGGAGCATGTGAAGGGTCCGGACTTCCCGACCGGCGGCCTGATCCTCGGCCAGTCGGGCATCCGCAGCGCCTACACCACCGGCCGCGGCTCGATCATGCTGCGCTCGCGCTACGTGATCGAGGAAGGTCGCGGCGACCGCCGTTCGATCATCCTTACTGAAATCCCATTCCAGGTCGGCAAGAACGGCCTGGTCGAGAAGATCGCGGAAGCCGCCAAGGACAAGCGCATCGAGGGCGTCTCCGACATCCGCGACGAATCGAATCGCGACGGCGTCCGCATCGTCATCGACCTCAAGCGCGACGCCACGCCCGACGTCGTGCTCAACCAGTTGTGGCGTCACACCCCGGCGCAATCGTCCTTCCCGGCAAACATGCTCGCGATCCGCGGCGGCCGTCCGGAAACGCTGGCGCTGCGCGACATTATCGAAAGCTTCGTGCGCTTCCGCGAGGAGGTGATCACCCGCCGCTCGAAGTTCGAGCTGCTCAAGGCCCGCGAACGCGCCCACCTGTTGCTCGGCCTGGTCGTCGCCGTCACCAATCTCGACGAGGTGGTAAAGCTGATCCGCGGCTCCGCCAGCCCCGCCGTCGCTCGCGAAAAGCTGCTCGAGCGCGACTGGCCGATGGACGAGATCCGGTCCTACATTGCGCTGGTCGAGGCGGTCGAACCGCAGTCGGCGCAGAGCACTTACCGCCTCAGCGAAGCACAGGTGCGGGCGATTCTCGAGCTTCGCCTCCACCGCCTCACGGCGCTCGGCCGCGACGAAATCGGCAACGAACTCGAAGGCCTCGCCAAGAACATCGGCGAACTGCTTGAAATCCTTGCGAATCGCGTGCGTCTCTACGAAGTGATGCGCGAGGAGTTCGAGGAAGTCGAAGCCGAATTCGCGACCCCGCGCCGCTCCGAGCTGGCCGCCGCCGCCGATGGCATCGAGGACGAAGACCTGATCGAGCGCGAGGAGATGGTCGTGACCGTCACCCTCGGCGGCTACATCAAGCGCTCGCCGCTCTCCGTCTTCCGCGAGCAGAAGCGCGGCGGCAAGGGCCGTTCGGGCATGGCGACCAAGGAAGAGGACATCGTCACCGAGCTGTTCGTCACCTCGACCCACAATCCGGTGCTATTCTTCACCAACATCGGCCGCGTCTATCGCATGAAGGTCTGGCGCCTCCCCGAAGGCGGCCCGAACACCAAGGGGCGGCCGATGGTGAACATCCTCCCACTGGCCCCTGGCGAAACCGTCACTACTGTCCTCCCGCTGCCGCAGGACGAGGCCGAATGGGCCAACCTCCACATCATGTTCGCCACTGCGCGCGGAACGGTCCGCCGCAACTCGATGGATGCGTTCACCAACATCCCGTCGAACGGCAAGATCGCGATGAAGTTCGGCGCCGCCGACGATGGCGACGAGGAAGAGGACACGCTGGATCGCCTGATCGGCGTCCGCCTGCTGACCGAGGAAGACGACGTCCTGCTGGCCACTCGCAACGGCAAGGCGATCCGCTTCGAATCCACCGCCGTTCGCGAATTCCAGAGCCGCGCCTCGATGGGCGTCCGCGGCATCCGCCTGCAGGAAGACGACGAAGTCATTTCCATGTCGGTACTCCGACGCGCTGGAACGACCGCCGAGGAGCGCGAAGCCTATCTCAAGTGTCCGCGCTGGCGCGACCATGATTGCGCTGACGGCCTTTCCGAGGAACGCTACGCGGAGATCGCCGACAAGGAGCAATTCCTGCTGACCGTCACCGAGAACGGCTACGGAAAGCGCTCGTCGACCTATGAATACCGCCGCACAAACCGCGGCGGTCAGGGCATCATCAACATCGTGACGTCGGAGCGGAACGGCGGGGTCGTCGCGAGCTTCCCAGTCCAGCCTGGCCAGTCGCTGATGCTCGTCACCGACCAGGGCAAGATGATCCGGACCACCGTTGGCGACATCCGTATCGCCGGGCGCAATACGCTCGGCGTCACCATCTTCCGCGTTGCCCAGAACGAGCGGGTCGTCAGCGTCGCCCGCATCGAGGAAAGCGACGAAGAAGAGCTGGAAGTGACATCCGACGAGGTTGCGCCCGACACCGGCGCGATCGTCGAAACCAGCGAGCTTGAGAAACCCGCCGATCCGGCGCAGGATTAA
- a CDS encoding host attachment family protein — protein sequence MPLPHNALVLVADGRKVLFFRNHGDENQIDLRTEAHDEREDRKDSDIKTDGPGTSKQSAGYGRSTYEETDFHQQEEDRWIKDAADELKARVLRNDFDALAIVAPPKALGVLKKCLHKEVERRIVCTVNKEMSGRPIPEIEAMLDSETAPQELPTV from the coding sequence ATGCCGCTTCCCCACAACGCGCTCGTCCTGGTCGCCGATGGCCGGAAAGTCCTGTTCTTCCGCAATCACGGCGACGAAAACCAGATCGATTTACGGACGGAGGCGCACGATGAGCGGGAAGACCGGAAGGATTCCGATATCAAGACCGACGGGCCCGGCACTTCGAAGCAGAGCGCCGGTTATGGTCGCTCGACCTATGAGGAAACCGACTTCCACCAGCAGGAGGAAGATCGCTGGATCAAGGACGCCGCCGACGAATTGAAAGCGCGGGTGCTTCGCAACGATTTCGACGCCTTGGCGATCGTCGCGCCGCCCAAGGCGCTGGGTGTGTTGAAGAAGTGTCTCCACAAGGAGGTGGAGCGCCGCATCGTCTGCACCGTCAACAAGGAAATGAGCGGCCGGCCGATCCCCGAGATCGAAGCCATGCTCGACAGCGAAACCGCGCCGCAGGAACTGCCGACCGTCTAA
- a CDS encoding DUF488 domain-containing protein — protein MRIFTIGYEATTVSEFIDTLKAAGVERVIDVRALPLSRRPGFSKTALGAALNESGLDYVHLKALGTPADGRAAARARRHDDMARIYAGQLELPEAMVQAEQMVELAREKPSALLCYEREPQHCHRTLLLDAVAEQAEVVHLYA, from the coding sequence ATGCGCATCTTCACCATCGGCTATGAAGCGACCACCGTCAGCGAGTTCATCGACACGCTGAAGGCCGCGGGCGTCGAGCGCGTGATAGACGTTCGTGCGCTACCTCTGTCCCGGCGTCCGGGCTTCTCGAAAACGGCGCTCGGCGCGGCGCTCAATGAGTCCGGTCTCGACTACGTCCACTTGAAGGCACTTGGTACGCCTGCGGACGGCCGTGCAGCAGCGCGTGCGAGGCGCCACGATGACATGGCGCGGATCTATGCGGGTCAGTTGGAACTCCCGGAAGCGATGGTGCAGGCGGAGCAGATGGTGGAGCTCGCACGCGAGAAACCGAGCGCACTCCTTTGCTACGAGCGCGAGCCCCAACACTGCCATCGTACGCTGCTGCTCGACGCGGTGGCCGAGCAGGCGGAGGTAGTTCACCTCTACGCTTAA
- the trmFO gene encoding methylenetetrahydrofolate--tRNA-(uracil(54)-C(5))-methyltransferase (FADH(2)-oxidizing) TrmFO, translated as MSFDLHIVGGGLAGSEAAWQLAEAGLRVRLSEMRGGGDTTPAHESDRLAEMVCSNSFRSDDAEHNAVGLLHQEMRDLGSLIMRAADKHRVPAGSALAVDREAFASEVTSAVSGHPNINVVRERIDSLPDHPTIIATGPLTGSVLAEAIAAETGEGALAFFDAIAPIIHRDSIDMDVAWMAARWDKGGKDYINCPLDKEQYQAFVAALVDGEKMPFKDWEKDTPYFEGCMPIEVMAERGPETLRFGPMKPTGLDNPRTGRWPYAVVQLRQDNALGTLWNMVGFQTKLKHGEQVRIFRTIRGLENAEFARLGGIHRNSFINSPRLLDRELRLKSKPNIRFAGQITGCEGYVESAAVGIMAARFAAAETRGETLATPPVETALGALLGHITGGADATTFQPMNVNFGLMPPPGRARKADRKKAYTDRARTAFSTWLTQAPTLQDG; from the coding sequence ATGAGCTTCGACCTTCACATCGTCGGCGGCGGGTTGGCCGGCAGCGAGGCCGCCTGGCAGCTGGCGGAAGCCGGGTTGCGAGTGCGCCTGTCGGAAATGCGCGGTGGCGGTGACACCACCCCGGCGCATGAAAGCGACCGGCTAGCCGAGATGGTCTGCTCGAACAGCTTTCGCTCCGACGATGCGGAGCACAATGCGGTAGGCCTCCTACACCAGGAGATGCGCGACCTCGGCTCGCTGATCATGCGCGCCGCGGACAAGCACCGGGTGCCCGCCGGCTCGGCCCTCGCTGTCGATCGTGAGGCGTTTGCCAGCGAAGTGACATCTGCCGTGTCAGGCCATCCCAACATCAATGTCGTGCGCGAGCGGATAGACTCTCTCCCCGACCATCCGACGATCATCGCTACCGGCCCGCTAACTGGATCGGTCCTCGCCGAAGCCATCGCCGCCGAGACGGGCGAAGGCGCCCTCGCCTTCTTCGACGCCATCGCGCCGATCATCCATCGCGACAGCATCGACATGGACGTCGCCTGGATGGCCGCCCGCTGGGACAAGGGCGGCAAGGATTACATCAATTGCCCGCTCGACAAGGAGCAGTATCAGGCCTTCGTCGCCGCGCTGGTCGACGGCGAGAAAATGCCGTTCAAGGACTGGGAAAAGGACACGCCCTATTTCGAGGGCTGCATGCCGATCGAGGTGATGGCCGAACGCGGCCCGGAAACTTTGCGCTTCGGCCCGATGAAGCCGACCGGCCTCGACAATCCCCGCACCGGCCGCTGGCCCTATGCCGTCGTCCAGCTGCGGCAGGACAATGCGCTCGGCACGCTGTGGAACATGGTTGGCTTCCAGACCAAGCTGAAGCACGGCGAGCAGGTACGCATCTTCCGCACCATCCGCGGTCTCGAGAACGCCGAGTTCGCGCGGCTTGGCGGCATCCACCGCAACAGCTTCATCAACTCCCCGCGCCTGCTCGATCGCGAGCTACGACTGAAGTCGAAGCCGAACATCCGCTTCGCCGGCCAGATCACCGGTTGCGAAGGCTATGTCGAAAGCGCCGCAGTCGGCATCATGGCTGCGCGCTTCGCCGCCGCCGAGACGCGCGGCGAAACCCTGGCGACACCGCCCGTCGAAACGGCGCTCGGCGCACTGCTCGGCCACATCACCGGCGGCGCCGACGCGACGACCTTCCAGCCCATGAACGTCAACTTCGGCCTGATGCCGCCGCCGGGCCGCGCGAGGAAAGCGGACCGGAAAAAGGCCTACACCGATCGCGCGCGCACCGCCTTCTCGACTTGGCTCACCCAAGCTCCAACGCTCCAGGACGGCTGA
- a CDS encoding serine hydrolase domain-containing protein: MRYFPGLAALLFSAATPQALSAAPLKIGPAEATVPAGWEVTHLGPVIRVQPPGEDLRVYLSSPASGAAPRAVIASLVKLDSTCNFPIETTDQIPVQRGFDTSTTFGFRVPPTAHRLVYANILSIGSKRVATFLCADFGAYDRLSAATNGFGNSIQLAGWKPEDFSRTKPRGWTAANTAAIRQYLTNGMRSLNVPGAAFALIQNGRIVHEEGLGVRTLGSKLPVDAHTRFLIASNSKGMATLLLAKMVGEGKLRWDQPVSQLMPAIRLADPEASRKLQVRHLICACTGLPRADLESYFVDPAADSRLALSQLAMLKPTSAFGEQYQYSNTLAGVAGILAGHVADPKAEPLAAFSRAMHDEIWAPLGMNDTDFGDPRTQSGNFATGYLQDVDGRLVPVEQGLNATILPYRATGSGISSAHDVALYVANELNEGRLADGRQLVDRTALLARRQHGVSTGRDSWYGMGLMQRRVGGVEYLYHGGYMSGYHSQWIALPGTGLGAVLLTSSDNAFPLVANFPRRVLELIYSAQPIAVARLTADAGAQRKSIAASVRQLSPARGPAAALASAYAEPLLGTVDVQRTPKGVRFDFGPWGSKMMAKADPGAVGGYDFVAIADGYNQPATFVPGREADGTRTLILSDAQHRYVYRERR; the protein is encoded by the coding sequence ATGCGATATTTTCCAGGTCTCGCCGCACTCCTTTTCTCGGCCGCAACACCGCAAGCTCTGTCGGCGGCACCGCTCAAGATCGGTCCCGCTGAAGCCACGGTTCCTGCCGGGTGGGAGGTCACGCATCTCGGCCCGGTGATCCGCGTCCAACCGCCCGGCGAGGACCTGCGCGTTTATCTCTCGTCGCCTGCATCCGGCGCCGCGCCCCGTGCGGTCATCGCCTCCTTGGTCAAGCTCGATTCCACCTGCAATTTCCCAATCGAGACGACGGACCAGATTCCCGTGCAGCGTGGGTTCGATACATCCACCACATTCGGCTTCCGTGTTCCACCAACCGCCCACCGGCTGGTCTATGCGAATATCCTCAGCATCGGTAGCAAGCGCGTCGCCACCTTCCTCTGCGCTGACTTCGGCGCGTACGATCGCTTGTCCGCCGCGACCAATGGCTTCGGCAATTCGATCCAGCTGGCCGGTTGGAAGCCGGAGGACTTCAGCCGCACCAAGCCGCGCGGTTGGACGGCCGCCAACACCGCCGCCATCCGGCAATATCTCACGAACGGGATGCGCTCGCTCAACGTCCCCGGCGCGGCTTTCGCACTCATCCAGAACGGCCGCATCGTCCATGAAGAGGGTCTCGGTGTCCGAACGCTCGGCTCGAAACTGCCGGTCGACGCGCACACCCGCTTCCTGATCGCCTCGAACAGCAAGGGCATGGCGACCCTCCTGCTCGCCAAGATGGTCGGCGAAGGCAAGCTGCGTTGGGATCAACCGGTTTCGCAGCTGATGCCGGCCATCCGCCTCGCCGATCCAGAAGCCAGTCGAAAGCTGCAGGTCCGCCATCTCATCTGCGCGTGCACGGGCCTGCCGCGCGCCGATCTCGAAAGCTATTTCGTCGATCCTGCGGCCGACAGCCGTCTGGCGCTCAGTCAGTTGGCAATGCTCAAGCCCACGTCCGCGTTCGGCGAGCAATATCAGTACAGCAATACCCTGGCAGGAGTGGCCGGGATCCTCGCCGGCCATGTCGCCGATCCCAAGGCCGAACCCCTCGCAGCATTCAGTCGCGCGATGCATGACGAAATCTGGGCGCCGCTCGGGATGAACGACACCGACTTCGGCGATCCGCGTACCCAATCCGGCAATTTCGCGACCGGTTATCTGCAAGATGTGGATGGCCGCCTCGTCCCCGTCGAGCAGGGATTGAACGCGACCATCTTGCCCTACCGGGCAACCGGTTCGGGAATTTCATCGGCACACGACGTCGCTTTGTATGTTGCCAACGAACTGAATGAGGGACGCCTCGCGGACGGAAGGCAACTGGTCGATCGCACCGCACTGCTTGCGCGGAGGCAGCATGGCGTCTCGACCGGGCGCGACAGTTGGTACGGCATGGGCCTGATGCAAAGGCGCGTGGGCGGTGTCGAGTATCTCTACCACGGCGGCTACATGAGCGGATATCATTCGCAATGGATCGCCCTCCCCGGCACGGGGCTCGGCGCGGTCCTGTTGACGAGTAGCGACAACGCCTTCCCGCTCGTTGCAAATTTCCCGCGCCGCGTCCTCGAGCTGATCTATTCGGCCCAACCCATCGCGGTCGCGCGGCTCACCGCGGATGCCGGTGCTCAGCGGAAGTCGATTGCGGCGAGCGTTCGGCAGCTCAGCCCGGCGCGGGGGCCGGCGGCAGCCCTGGCCTCCGCTTATGCCGAACCCCTACTCGGAACCGTCGATGTCCAACGCACGCCAAAGGGTGTCCGCTTCGATTTCGGTCCGTGGGGCTCGAAGATGATGGCCAAGGCCGACCCCGGCGCAGTCGGCGGATACGACTTTGTCGCGATCGCCGACGGCTACAATCAGCCGGCAACGTTCGTCCCGGGGCGCGAGGCCGACGGCACCCGAACGCTGATCCTGTCCGACGCCCAGCACCGCTACGTCTATCGCGAGCGCCGCTGA
- a CDS encoding EF-hand domain-containing protein, which produces MLRFLAGAAACFLLMSGAFLIWQSRAAEAPSLPDAPAPRLASALPFAGKAQAMRAPEASPKSREERRFSRADKNKDGKIEAEEIFAARRKAFAKLDVNGNGALSFEEWATKTIGKFQGADKDRNGFLTPAEYATTAPPPPKRKLCSCSTPANLASNDD; this is translated from the coding sequence ATGCTGCGTTTTCTTGCAGGCGCCGCCGCCTGCTTCCTCCTCATGTCCGGGGCGTTCCTGATATGGCAGTCGCGTGCCGCCGAAGCTCCGAGCTTGCCAGACGCGCCGGCTCCACGCCTGGCGAGTGCGCTTCCCTTTGCCGGGAAGGCGCAGGCAATGCGCGCGCCCGAAGCGAGCCCCAAGAGCCGCGAGGAGCGCCGCTTCAGCCGCGCGGACAAGAACAAGGATGGCAAGATCGAGGCCGAGGAAATCTTTGCTGCGCGGCGCAAGGCATTCGCCAAGCTGGACGTTAATGGCAACGGCGCGCTTTCGTTCGAGGAATGGGCGACCAAGACGATCGGCAAGTTCCAAGGCGCCGACAAGGACCGCAACGGTTTTCTGACTCCGGCTGAATATGCGACTACCGCGCCCCCGCCGCCTAAGCGCAAGCTGTGCAGCTGCTCGACGCCGGCGAACCTCGCATCCAACGACGACTAA
- a CDS encoding pyruvate dehydrogenase complex E1 component subunit beta: MALELKMPALSPTMEEGTLAKWLVKEGDDVKSGDILAEIETDKATMEFEAVDEGKIAKILVPEGTDGVKVGQPIALMAGDGEAVETSASGAAPAEAPKAEAAVEEPASQQPEATPTPHKFETAARDLVADVAATKDEPEVPDGTPLVSTTVRDALRDAMAEEMRTDERVFVMGEEVAEYQGAYKVTQNLLQEFGPKRVIDTPITEYGFAGIGAGAAMGGLRPIVEFMTFNFAMQAIDHIINSAAKTNYMSGGQMRCPIVFRGPNGAAARVAAQHSQNYGPWYASVPGLVVIAPYSAADAKGLLKAAIRSEDPVVFLENELLYGQHFDVPQLDDYVLPIGKARIVRPGKDVTIVSYSIGVGVALEAAQELMAQGINAEVIDLRTLRPLDKATVLESLKRTNRMVVVEEGWPTCSISSEIIAIAMTDGFDDLDAPVLRVTDVDVPLPYAANLEKMALIKASQVVEAVKAVTYR; the protein is encoded by the coding sequence ATGGCGCTCGAACTGAAGATGCCTGCTCTGTCTCCCACCATGGAAGAGGGCACGCTGGCCAAGTGGCTGGTCAAGGAAGGCGATGACGTCAAATCCGGGGACATCCTGGCCGAGATCGAAACCGACAAGGCGACGATGGAATTCGAGGCCGTCGACGAGGGCAAGATCGCCAAGATTCTGGTGCCCGAAGGCACGGACGGCGTGAAGGTCGGTCAACCCATCGCGCTGATGGCCGGCGACGGGGAAGCCGTGGAAACCTCAGCTTCAGGGGCGGCGCCTGCCGAGGCGCCAAAGGCCGAAGCAGCCGTCGAGGAACCTGCGTCGCAGCAGCCCGAGGCGACGCCGACGCCGCACAAGTTCGAGACCGCCGCGCGCGACTTGGTCGCGGACGTGGCGGCCACGAAGGATGAGCCGGAAGTGCCCGATGGCACACCGCTCGTTAGCACGACCGTTCGCGATGCGCTGCGCGACGCGATGGCGGAAGAAATGCGCACCGACGAGCGCGTGTTCGTGATGGGCGAGGAAGTCGCCGAATATCAGGGCGCCTACAAGGTCACGCAGAATCTGCTGCAGGAGTTCGGGCCGAAGCGCGTGATCGACACGCCGATCACCGAATATGGCTTCGCCGGGATCGGTGCGGGCGCGGCGATGGGCGGACTCCGCCCGATCGTCGAGTTCATGACCTTCAACTTCGCGATGCAGGCGATCGACCACATCATCAATTCGGCCGCGAAGACGAATTACATGTCGGGCGGCCAGATGCGTTGTCCGATCGTGTTCCGCGGTCCCAATGGCGCCGCCGCGCGCGTCGCCGCGCAGCACAGCCAGAATTACGGGCCGTGGTACGCCAGCGTGCCGGGCCTGGTGGTGATTGCGCCGTACAGCGCGGCGGACGCCAAGGGTCTGCTCAAGGCCGCGATCCGGAGCGAAGATCCGGTCGTCTTCCTCGAGAACGAGCTACTCTACGGCCAGCATTTCGATGTGCCGCAGCTGGACGATTATGTGCTGCCGATCGGTAAGGCGCGGATCGTCCGCCCGGGCAAAGACGTGACCATCGTCAGCTATTCGATCGGCGTTGGCGTCGCGCTCGAAGCAGCGCAGGAGCTGATGGCGCAGGGCATCAATGCCGAGGTCATCGACCTTCGCACGCTACGTCCGCTCGACAAGGCGACGGTGCTCGAGAGCCTCAAGCGCACGAACCGCATGGTCGTGGTTGAAGAAGGCTGGCCGACCTGCTCGATCAGCTCGGAGATCATCGCCATCGCGATGACCGATGGCTTCGACGATCTCGATGCGCCGGTGCTTCGCGTGACCGACGTCGACGTGCCGCTGCCCTATGCCGCGAACCTGGAGAAAATGGCGCTGATCAAGGCGAGCCAGGTGGTCGAGGCGGTGAAGGCCGTCACCTATCGCTGA